Proteins from a genomic interval of Sporolactobacillus sp. Y61:
- a CDS encoding plasmid pRiA4b ORF-3 family protein, whose translation MLIQCTKKLLDTLKKRPDHVENVPPLYSWHANLLTINRRKTVVLMNDVSRYTVVLYGLKAADFRKLDGLIADAIRRTLSDASVNPEIIERYLSASPGCVYAKTKNRAMVARLNKACENVQFRGEVLDPNDLIQSAAGRGTSKILVGNSSGDYIIPDEVMYKELAKLTDQPVIQCRAAVIKATLVLENHDVWRRVVVPLDITFRQLHRILQVLFQWTDSHLHEFTVYKGGKPSARLVCDKEALDFPGNIPMFMENDRLLSEFARKGICIIYAYDFGDGWNHVLKVESIDENSTKNVPVCLEGKENTPPEDVGGEWGYEDYLKIMNDPTHPEHDERVEWSGDQSDQIFDLDDVNFRLETML comes from the coding sequence ATGCTAATTCAGTGCACCAAAAAATTACTGGACACATTGAAGAAACGACCGGATCATGTTGAAAATGTTCCTCCGCTTTATTCATGGCACGCCAATTTGCTGACGATAAACAGGCGGAAGACGGTTGTGCTGATGAACGATGTCAGCCGTTATACAGTTGTTCTCTATGGGCTGAAGGCGGCAGATTTCCGTAAACTCGATGGGCTGATTGCTGATGCCATTCGCAGGACGTTATCTGATGCAAGTGTGAACCCTGAGATCATTGAACGGTATCTCAGCGCTTCACCGGGCTGCGTTTATGCAAAGACGAAAAACCGGGCAATGGTCGCACGGCTGAATAAAGCCTGTGAGAATGTTCAGTTTAGAGGGGAAGTCCTGGATCCGAATGATCTGATCCAGAGTGCAGCCGGCAGGGGTACAAGCAAAATTCTGGTGGGTAACAGCAGCGGTGACTATATCATACCGGATGAGGTGATGTACAAAGAATTGGCAAAACTTACGGATCAGCCTGTTATTCAATGCAGGGCAGCTGTAATCAAAGCAACTCTTGTACTTGAAAATCATGACGTCTGGCGCAGAGTGGTTGTTCCACTTGACATCACTTTTCGACAGCTTCACCGGATCCTGCAGGTACTCTTTCAATGGACAGACAGTCATCTCCATGAATTTACCGTATACAAAGGCGGGAAACCATCGGCTCGGCTGGTATGTGATAAAGAAGCTCTCGATTTCCCGGGAAATATCCCGATGTTCATGGAAAACGATCGTCTGTTGTCGGAATTTGCGCGCAAAGGGATATGTATCATCTATGCCTACGATTTTGGTGATGGGTGGAATCATGTATTGAAAGTCGAATCCATTGATGAGAACAGTACAAAAAATGTTCCAGTCTGTCTCGAAGGAAAAGAAAACACGCCGCCTGAGGATGTCGGCGGAGAGTGGGGATACGAGGATTATTTAAAAATTATGAACGATCCCACTCACCCGGAGCATGATGAACGGGTTGAATGGAGTGGTGATCAGTCAGATCAGATTTTTGACCTTGACGATGTGAATTTCAGGCTGGAAACGATGCTTTAA
- a CDS encoding glycosyltransferase: MIKKGQRVAIIVLNWNDYEDTAECLKSLERLNYPNFHVYLVDNHSSDHSYEKLREDHRRHKLTYDISFLQTESNLGFAGETIWPLKKLMKQVMTISGS; this comes from the coding sequence ATGATTAAAAAAGGTCAGCGTGTAGCGATTATTGTTTTAAACTGGAATGATTATGAGGATACCGCCGAATGCCTGAAATCACTCGAACGGCTTAATTATCCGAATTTTCACGTCTATCTGGTAGATAATCATTCCAGTGATCATTCATATGAAAAGTTAAGGGAAGACCATCGTCGCCATAAACTTACTTATGACATCAGCTTTCTGCAAACTGAATCTAATCTCGGCTTTGCGGGGGAAACAATCTGGCCATTAAAAAAGCTTATGAAGCAGGTTATGACTATTTCTGGCTCGTAA
- a CDS encoding SemiSWEET transporter has product MEWIGLVAAALTSVSFFPQAVRVIRTRQLMDISLSMYIVFVAGVTIWIVYGLMLHLTSIFICNVVTLIPASIILILKIQYVIKTKSTKKMQRTKIR; this is encoded by the coding sequence ATGGAGTGGATTGGATTAGTTGCAGCTGCGCTCACGAGTGTCTCTTTTTTTCCACAGGCGGTCAGGGTTATTAGAACCAGGCAACTCATGGATATATCTCTGTCAATGTACATTGTTTTTGTCGCAGGTGTTACGATTTGGATTGTCTATGGATTGATGCTTCACTTGACATCAATTTTTATTTGTAACGTGGTGACACTGATTCCGGCCAGTATTATACTGATCCTTAAAATTCAATACGTCATCAAAACAAAAAGCACGAAGAAAATGCAGCGTACGAAAATTCGGTAA
- the rbsK gene encoding ribokinase yields MNRVMVLGSINVDTTLHLDHLPHPGETIFARQKTWAGGGKGANQAIAASRLGAQISFMGKVGEDSHGKAMIEALNKEGIDTSRIRISEQGTGEACILLDPAGQNSIIVHPGANQDIRSEDIDRLLSGMADYDLLMTQFETPVAAAVRAFRMAKERHVLTVLNPAPALESVDPELYQLTDLIIPNETESEALTGIKITNEASMKRSTAFFTEKGVGAAVITLGAEGAYYDLPEKGSGIIPAHKVRVVDTTAAGDTFIGALSTRLNRNLSNLAEAVAYANVAASLTVQQLGAQPSIPARKAVEAVEQSGTNGYRYH; encoded by the coding sequence ATGAATCGCGTGATGGTGCTGGGAAGTATAAATGTAGATACAACCCTTCATCTGGACCACCTGCCCCATCCTGGTGAAACAATTTTCGCCCGCCAAAAGACGTGGGCAGGAGGCGGGAAGGGGGCCAACCAGGCGATTGCTGCATCCCGTCTCGGTGCTCAGATCTCTTTCATGGGCAAAGTGGGAGAGGACTCCCATGGCAAAGCTATGATTGAAGCCCTGAATAAAGAGGGGATTGATACCTCTCGAATCCGCATTTCTGAACAGGGAACGGGCGAGGCCTGTATTTTACTGGACCCTGCGGGACAAAACAGCATTATTGTCCATCCCGGGGCGAATCAGGACATCCGTTCTGAGGATATCGACAGACTTTTATCCGGAATGGCAGACTATGATCTATTGATGACGCAATTTGAGACACCGGTTGCAGCTGCAGTCCGGGCCTTCCGTATGGCTAAAGAACGGCATGTGCTGACCGTCCTGAATCCGGCGCCTGCCCTGGAATCAGTCGATCCGGAGCTATATCAGCTGACCGATCTGATTATTCCTAATGAGACAGAGAGTGAGGCGCTCACAGGAATAAAAATTACCAATGAAGCCTCGATGAAAAGGTCCACAGCGTTTTTTACTGAAAAAGGAGTCGGCGCTGCAGTCATCACGCTTGGAGCGGAAGGGGCCTATTATGACTTGCCTGAAAAGGGCTCAGGCATCATTCCGGCTCATAAAGTCCGTGTGGTTGATACGACAGCTGCAGGGGATACCTTTATCGGTGCATTGAGCACCAGACTGAACCGGAATCTCAGCAATCTGGCGGAGGCGGTCGCCTATGCCAATGTTGCCGCATCGCTGACTGTACAGCAATTAGGCGCGCAGCCCTCCATTCCTGCGCGAAAAGCTGTGGAAGCCGTGGAACAATCAGGAACAAATGGATATCGATATCATTGA
- a CDS encoding glycoside-pentoside-hexuronide (GPH):cation symporter, with translation MKQYLSYAFGAFGHDAFFAAFGTYFMIFITSQLFTSNDAGFNAKMIGILTTLVVVIRLAEIAFDPFIGGMIDNTQTRWGKFKPWLFAGATIGSLGLILLFSNFWGLNLSNPILYLILFGIVFAIVDIFYSFKDISFWSMLPALSIDSDKRAKIGTVARFGSTLGSQGVMIAVVPLVVLFSQMFSGTTGNTETRAGWLGFAIVIALVSFLGAMATCWGTKEQQNVIRKAAKKIHLREVFKIIGKNDQLMWLAFSYFLLAFGYVVTNNLLLYYFKYVLGRANEFYLVGIITAILGIVSVAIFPALVRIIKRKAIYTFGILFMLIGYLIFLFAGNNLVLVLIGISFWFFPYPMIFLAALMTITDSVEYGQLKNGNRNESVTLAVRPLLDKLGGALANGVVGIAAIATGMTGNALPSDISTSGLWTFKFFIFFGPMILIALAALIYTTKVKLTEAKHDEIVNELNHKLGGKQG, from the coding sequence ATGAAACAATATCTTTCCTATGCATTTGGGGCTTTCGGGCACGATGCGTTTTTTGCCGCGTTTGGCACTTATTTCATGATTTTTATCACCAGCCAACTTTTTACCAGCAACGATGCCGGTTTTAATGCAAAAATGATTGGTATCCTGACGACACTGGTCGTCGTCATCCGTCTCGCTGAAATTGCCTTTGATCCATTTATCGGTGGGATGATCGACAATACGCAGACACGTTGGGGTAAATTCAAGCCATGGCTGTTTGCCGGAGCAACCATCGGTTCTTTAGGGTTAATCTTGCTTTTTAGCAACTTCTGGGGACTGAATCTGAGCAACCCGATTCTTTATCTGATTCTTTTCGGCATTGTTTTTGCCATTGTAGACATTTTTTATTCTTTTAAAGATATTTCTTTTTGGTCGATGCTGCCGGCGTTAAGCATTGATTCGGACAAGCGGGCTAAAATCGGTACGGTTGCCCGCTTTGGCTCGACACTGGGTTCCCAGGGCGTCATGATCGCCGTCGTTCCACTCGTTGTGCTTTTCTCGCAAATGTTTTCAGGAACGACGGGCAACACGGAAACCCGTGCTGGCTGGCTCGGTTTTGCGATCGTCATCGCATTAGTCTCTTTTCTTGGCGCCATGGCGACATGTTGGGGGACGAAAGAACAACAAAACGTCATTCGTAAAGCTGCAAAGAAGATTCACCTGCGCGAAGTATTCAAAATTATTGGCAAGAACGACCAGCTCATGTGGCTTGCCTTTTCCTATTTTCTTTTGGCGTTCGGCTATGTCGTGACAAATAACCTTTTGTTATACTATTTTAAATACGTTCTGGGCAGAGCGAACGAATTTTATCTGGTTGGGATCATTACGGCGATTTTAGGGATTGTTTCAGTCGCGATCTTTCCGGCACTTGTTCGGATCATTAAACGTAAGGCTATTTATACGTTCGGAATTCTGTTTATGTTAATCGGTTATCTGATTTTCCTCTTCGCGGGGAATAATCTTGTTCTTGTTCTGATTGGGATTTCCTTCTGGTTCTTCCCGTATCCGATGATCTTCCTCGCCGCTCTGATGACGATCACCGACAGTGTGGAATACGGGCAGTTGAAGAACGGCAACCGAAATGAATCGGTTACGCTGGCCGTCCGTCCTCTGCTTGATAAACTCGGCGGAGCGCTTGCCAACGGCGTTGTCGGCATTGCAGCCATAGCCACAGGTATGACAGGCAATGCGCTGCCAAGCGATATTTCGACGAGCGGTTTATGGACGTTCAAATTCTTCATTTTTTTCGGACCGATGATCCTTATCGCTCTCGCGGCCTTGATTTATACGACTAAGGTGAAACTGACGGAAGCCAAACATGATGAAATCGTCAATGAGCTGAATCACAAGCTGGGTGGCAAGCAGGGCTAA
- the rpe gene encoding ribulose-phosphate 3-epimerase: MMKIIPSILSADFSRLSEEVRDVERDVDLIHVDVMDGHFVPNLSMGANVVSALKKSNAVKMDVHLMVEEPAALIPSFIEAGADMISVHVEACRHLHRVIRMIKEGGIAAGVALNPATPVDWVRPILDELDYLLIMTVDPGFGGQSFIPSMPDKIREAAQMIDTRKQHVAIEVDGGINTETLPLCRQAGASLFVAGSAIFGQQDRHQAIQGLMKSYEC; this comes from the coding sequence GTGATGAAGATTATACCGTCCATACTATCTGCAGATTTTTCCAGACTGTCAGAAGAAGTCCGTGACGTTGAAAGGGATGTGGATCTGATCCATGTTGACGTGATGGATGGTCATTTTGTGCCCAACCTTTCGATGGGGGCAAATGTTGTAAGCGCACTAAAAAAATCGAATGCAGTTAAAATGGATGTCCATCTGATGGTAGAGGAACCGGCTGCACTCATTCCCTCATTTATCGAAGCCGGAGCGGATATGATTTCTGTTCATGTTGAAGCCTGCCGTCATTTACATCGTGTGATCCGGATGATCAAAGAGGGCGGAATAGCGGCGGGTGTCGCACTGAATCCGGCGACGCCTGTTGATTGGGTGCGTCCAATCCTTGACGAGCTGGACTATCTGCTGATTATGACCGTTGATCCCGGCTTTGGCGGTCAATCGTTTATTCCCTCCATGCCTGATAAAATCCGTGAGGCGGCTCAGATGATTGACACGCGTAAACAGCATGTCGCGATCGAGGTGGATGGCGGAATCAATACGGAAACACTGCCGCTGTGCAGACAGGCGGGGGCATCCCTTTTTGTCGCCGGCTCGGCCATATTCGGGCAACAAGACCGTCATCAGGCAATTCAGGGTTTGATGAAATCATATGAGTGTTAG
- a CDS encoding galactokinase — translation MKISELKQAYIKLFGDDHPSVYFAPGRINLIGEHTDYNGGNVFPCAISLGTYGVAQKRDDTKIQMFSENFKKLGIISADINDLFYDKKDDWANYPKGMFHFLKEKGYPIDRGMNIYFYGNIPNRAGLSSSASIEMLSGVIADDLFDLNCDRIELIKIGKQDENEFIGVNSGIMDQFAVGMGKADHAILLDTNTLKYDLVPVKLENHVIIIMNTNKRRELADSKYNERRSECEEALAELQTELDIKTLGDLDNDTFDQNAYLIKKENLLKRARHAVFENQRTLKAREALTSNDLKTFGKLINASHVSLKYDYEVTGKELDTLAETAWQEEGVLGARMTGAGFGGCAIAIVEKSHVDAFTKHVGEVYEKEIGYAPSFYIAKIVDGAKKITD, via the coding sequence ATGAAAATAAGTGAATTAAAACAAGCCTACATCAAACTTTTTGGCGACGATCATCCGTCGGTTTACTTTGCTCCCGGACGTATCAATTTGATCGGCGAGCACACCGATTATAACGGCGGGAACGTTTTTCCTTGTGCGATTTCACTCGGAACATACGGCGTTGCTCAGAAAAGAGACGATACTAAAATCCAAATGTTCTCCGAAAATTTCAAGAAACTGGGCATCATTTCTGCTGATATCAACGATTTGTTCTATGATAAGAAAGATGATTGGGCAAACTATCCGAAGGGGATGTTTCATTTCCTCAAAGAAAAAGGTTATCCGATTGACCGTGGGATGAATATTTATTTCTACGGCAACATTCCAAACCGTGCAGGACTTTCTTCGTCTGCATCGATTGAAATGCTCTCCGGGGTAATCGCGGATGATCTGTTCGATCTGAATTGCGACCGCATCGAACTCATCAAAATCGGTAAACAGGATGAAAACGAATTTATTGGCGTCAATTCGGGCATTATGGATCAGTTCGCGGTCGGAATGGGCAAGGCCGATCACGCCATTCTGCTCGATACCAATACGCTGAAGTACGATCTTGTGCCGGTGAAACTGGAGAATCATGTGATTATTATCATGAATACGAACAAGCGGCGCGAACTGGCCGACTCCAAGTACAATGAACGACGCAGTGAATGTGAAGAGGCGCTGGCCGAGTTGCAGACCGAGCTGGATATTAAGACGCTTGGCGATCTGGATAACGATACGTTCGATCAGAATGCGTATTTAATCAAAAAAGAAAATCTGCTCAAACGCGCCCGCCATGCCGTGTTTGAAAATCAGCGAACGCTGAAAGCACGGGAAGCGTTGACGAGCAACGATCTCAAAACGTTCGGCAAATTAATCAATGCATCGCATGTGTCCTTGAAATATGATTACGAAGTAACAGGAAAAGAACTAGACACACTGGCTGAGACGGCATGGCAAGAAGAAGGGGTACTCGGTGCGCGCATGACAGGTGCCGGTTTTGGCGGATGCGCCATCGCGATTGTTGAAAAATCACATGTCGACGCATTTACGAAGCATGTCGGAGAAGTTTATGAAAAAGAAATCGGCTATGCGCCGTCGTTCTATATCGCCAAAATTGTCGACGGTGCGAAAAAAATAACCGACTAG
- a CDS encoding glycoside hydrolase family 36 N-terminal domain-containing protein, giving the protein MKEKPALKGLPATYDGAEAETLEVILEDKYLKAELILSYTLFKDVSVIARHAELIINWKR; this is encoded by the coding sequence ATGAAGGAAAAACCGGCATTAAAGGGACTGCCTGCAACTTATGATGGTGCAGAGGCAGAAACCCTTGAAGTCATTTTGGAAGATAAATATTTAAAAGCCGAATTAATCCTGAGTTACACACTTTTCAAGGATGTATCAGTAATTGCCCGCCATGCTGAACTCATAATAAATTGGAAAAGGTGA
- the tkt gene encoding transketolase: protein MEKQIDQLTVDAIRTLSIDMINKANSGHPGLPMGAAPMAYTLWSRVMVHHPKDPNWFNRDRFVLSAGHGSALLYSLLHLFGYGLTIDDLKQFRQFGSKTPGHPEYGHTPGVEATTGPLGQGFAMAAGMAMAEAHLAGTYNRPAYPVVDHYTYVLSSDGDLMEGVTAESASLAGHLKLGKLIVLYDSNRISLDGGTNMSFTENVQKRFQSYGWQTLTVEDGNNLNAIEQALNQAKADIHHPSLIEVRTVIGYGAPDIAGKHQAHGSPLGDQEAALAKKGYGWTFDPFDVPEEVYRHCAENIQNGVAAEENWKRLLTEYTKVYPDEGRELLSVINGDLPKNYDAELPDYQAGTEGATRSLSGEVMQALNKRIPDLFGGAADLFSSVKTYLKDSGDFQPGNYAGKNIWFGVREFAMAGMVNGMTLHGGVQAYGSTFFSFSDYLKPAIRLAALMKVPSIFVFTHDSIAVGEDGPSHEPIEQLAGLRSIPNLNVIRPADAVETREAWKQAVESRDEPTVLVLTRQSIKTYQGEVEQAPEGVKRGGYVVSPADTTKEEDGILIATGSEVGLAIEAQQLLLREHVNVRVVSLPSFERFDAQSKAYRDQVLPPKLKKRIGIEMASSFGWDRYVGSAGTYLTVERFGASGKGKDVTAAYGFTPEHVARLFTEYLTREK, encoded by the coding sequence ATGGAGAAACAGATCGATCAGCTGACTGTTGACGCCATCCGTACATTGTCCATTGATATGATCAATAAGGCCAATTCAGGGCACCCGGGTCTTCCAATGGGGGCGGCTCCAATGGCTTACACTCTGTGGTCCCGTGTTATGGTTCATCATCCGAAAGATCCGAATTGGTTTAACCGGGATCGTTTCGTTCTTTCGGCAGGTCACGGATCTGCCCTGTTATATAGTCTGCTCCATCTTTTCGGGTATGGGCTGACCATCGATGATTTGAAGCAGTTCAGACAATTTGGCAGTAAAACACCGGGACATCCGGAATATGGCCATACACCCGGGGTTGAAGCCACCACCGGTCCGCTGGGACAGGGGTTCGCCATGGCTGCAGGGATGGCTATGGCTGAGGCACATCTGGCCGGCACATATAATCGGCCGGCATACCCGGTTGTGGATCATTATACTTATGTGCTCAGCAGTGATGGCGATCTGATGGAAGGCGTGACAGCGGAGTCTGCTTCGCTTGCCGGACATTTGAAACTGGGGAAACTCATTGTCTTATATGATTCTAACCGGATTTCTCTTGATGGTGGCACCAATATGTCTTTTACAGAAAATGTTCAGAAAAGATTTCAATCTTATGGCTGGCAGACATTAACGGTCGAGGACGGGAATAATCTGAATGCCATTGAACAGGCTCTGAATCAGGCGAAAGCGGATATTCATCATCCTTCACTGATCGAAGTACGGACGGTGATTGGCTACGGTGCACCGGATATCGCCGGTAAGCATCAGGCTCACGGCTCCCCACTTGGCGATCAGGAAGCTGCACTGGCGAAAAAGGGATACGGATGGACATTTGATCCTTTCGACGTTCCTGAAGAAGTTTACCGGCATTGTGCAGAGAACATCCAGAATGGAGTTGCCGCCGAAGAAAACTGGAAAAGACTGCTCACGGAGTATACAAAAGTCTACCCGGATGAAGGCAGGGAACTTCTCTCTGTTATCAATGGTGATCTTCCCAAAAATTATGACGCGGAACTTCCAGATTATCAGGCCGGAACAGAAGGGGCCACACGCAGTCTTTCCGGAGAAGTCATGCAGGCGCTGAACAAAAGAATTCCAGATCTGTTCGGAGGCGCAGCGGATCTTTTTTCCTCCGTCAAAACCTATCTGAAAGACAGTGGCGATTTTCAGCCGGGAAATTATGCGGGGAAAAATATCTGGTTCGGTGTCCGTGAATTTGCCATGGCAGGCATGGTAAACGGGATGACCCTTCACGGCGGAGTGCAGGCTTATGGTTCAACATTCTTCAGTTTCTCTGATTATCTAAAACCGGCTATTCGCCTGGCCGCGTTAATGAAGGTTCCGTCTATTTTTGTCTTTACCCATGACAGTATTGCGGTGGGCGAGGACGGTCCGTCACACGAGCCAATTGAACAGCTGGCCGGGCTTCGCTCCATTCCGAATCTGAACGTGATCCGACCGGCGGACGCGGTAGAAACAAGGGAAGCCTGGAAACAGGCTGTTGAAAGCAGGGATGAACCGACTGTTCTTGTTCTGACGCGACAAAGTATAAAAACTTATCAGGGTGAAGTGGAGCAGGCACCGGAAGGCGTCAAAAGAGGAGGGTATGTCGTTTCTCCTGCGGATACAACGAAAGAGGAGGACGGTATACTCATTGCAACCGGATCGGAAGTCGGTCTGGCAATTGAGGCTCAGCAACTCCTGCTCCGTGAGCACGTTAATGTCCGGGTAGTCAGTCTGCCTTCATTTGAAAGGTTTGATGCCCAGAGTAAGGCTTACAGAGATCAGGTACTTCCGCCGAAACTCAAGAAGCGGATCGGTATAGAAATGGCCTCCTCATTCGGATGGGACCGCTACGTCGGTTCTGCGGGGACATACCTGACGGTCGAGCGTTTTGGTGCTTCGGGGAAGGGCAAGGATGTAACGGCAGCCTATGGCTTTACGCCGGAACATGTGGCCAGGCTCTTTACTGAATACCTTACCCGTGAGAAATAG
- a CDS encoding transposase, whose amino-acid sequence MKSITRIDRPSAGILASVLNFFSRFHLAKIAQAAHATKTKGVPFRVLFCYLISTIFSNKSMYRDDLKHQDQLNLSDKTFRNLLNNRRINWQKFLVLLCCRIIRFIEPLTDSVRQNVFIVDDSMYERAHAKHVEWQRSVRSCRHRHTRGFRFLQLGWSDGNTFLPVTFSLLSGHNQVCGAKADVRTHSGKRKLQAQRKAPEVVRELLVSSLSQGGLGFLRLV is encoded by the coding sequence ATGAAAAGTATAACACGTATTGATCGTCCATCAGCGGGTATTTTAGCTTCCGTCCTAAACTTTTTTAGCCGATTTCATTTGGCAAAAATCGCACAGGCAGCCCATGCCACCAAGACAAAAGGGGTGCCTTTCCGTGTCTTGTTCTGCTATCTGATCAGCACGATTTTTTCAAACAAGTCGATGTATCGTGATGATCTGAAGCATCAGGATCAATTGAATTTATCGGATAAAACGTTCCGAAACCTGCTCAACAACAGACGGATCAACTGGCAAAAGTTCCTGGTTCTGCTGTGTTGTCGGATCATCCGGTTCATCGAACCGTTGACAGATTCGGTACGTCAGAACGTGTTCATTGTGGACGATTCCATGTACGAGCGGGCTCATGCCAAACACGTGGAATGGCAGCGTTCAGTTCGATCATGCAGGCATCGGCATACACGCGGCTTTCGTTTTCTTCAACTGGGCTGGAGCGATGGAAACACGTTCCTGCCGGTCACTTTTTCCTTGCTTTCCGGTCACAATCAGGTATGTGGCGCGAAAGCCGATGTCCGGACGCATTCCGGGAAGCGAAAGCTTCAGGCCCAGCGCAAAGCGCCCGAAGTCGTTCGGGAACTCCTCGTGTCCTCTCTGAGTCAGGGGGGTCTGGGCTTCTTACGTCTTGTTTGA
- a CDS encoding IS30 family transposase, with amino-acid sequence MGKLGSDCLVTLVDRRTRVLMAAKTTRKTAQFVTEQLIKLLGSLPECQSVTPDRGKEFVWYARITEKLSVPFYFPAPQAPWQRGSTENTNGLLREYFPKGHDLKQDSDNDVQRNVDELNHRPRKCLGWRTPFEAFYHQVLHLV; translated from the coding sequence ATTGGAAAACTCGGATCTGACTGTCTGGTAACCCTGGTGGATCGTCGCACCCGAGTTTTAATGGCCGCCAAGACCACCCGTAAAACCGCGCAATTCGTGACAGAGCAATTGATCAAACTCCTTGGTTCTTTGCCGGAGTGCCAGAGTGTTACACCAGATCGGGGCAAGGAATTCGTCTGGTATGCCCGGATCACCGAAAAATTAAGCGTGCCCTTTTATTTCCCGGCGCCACAAGCGCCCTGGCAACGTGGTAGTACTGAAAATACGAACGGGCTGTTACGCGAATACTTTCCCAAGGGGCATGACCTGAAGCAGGATTCCGATAACGACGTCCAACGCAACGTTGATGAACTGAACCACCGTCCGCGCAAATGTCTGGGATGGCGAACGCCCTTTGAGGCTTTTTATCATCAGGTGTTGCACCTAGTTTGA
- a CDS encoding transposase, with product MYYQFNGQMMDVKAIFKSQKKRRGRSRYLLSVLVEAVTEGEESIPVKLVYVRNRRKHKDFLVLASTDTQLSEDEIIRLYGKRWSIEVYFKMCKQYLRLAKYQGLSYDGIFAHTACVAIGYSLLAVKHREQEDDRTLGELFYLMVDELAYITFTEAIRQKVFWENCHPAIRKPAIRNS from the coding sequence GTGTATTACCAGTTTAACGGTCAAATGATGGATGTCAAAGCAATCTTTAAGTCGCAGAAGAAACGTCGCGGTCGTTCGCGCTATCTACTTTCGGTCCTCGTTGAAGCCGTCACCGAGGGAGAGGAGAGTATCCCTGTAAAGCTGGTTTACGTCCGCAATCGCCGAAAACACAAGGATTTTCTTGTCCTGGCATCGACAGATACGCAGCTTTCTGAAGATGAAATCATCCGGCTTTACGGGAAACGCTGGTCGATTGAAGTGTACTTCAAAATGTGTAAACAGTATCTCCGTCTGGCGAAGTATCAAGGCTTATCGTACGATGGCATCTTTGCCCATACGGCCTGCGTAGCTATCGGCTATTCCCTGCTTGCGGTGAAGCACCGCGAACAGGAGGACGACCGGACCCTGGGCGAGCTCTTCTACCTCATGGTCGATGAACTCGCCTATATTACCTTTACCGAAGCGATCCGACAAAAAGTTTTCTGGGAAAACTGCCACCCTGCTATCAGAAAACCAGCTATCAGAAACAGTTGA
- a CDS encoding glycosyltransferase family 2 protein produces MVTPDALTELVKTIKSDQKIGIVGSKMYYYNSNKIWFAGGRVSSWTGQTHHIGYGEEDHGQYDQQRPVEFITGCSLLFRRALIDRIGLMREFYFLYYEETEWNIRARQAGFKVVYQPKSRIYHKVSTATGGEQNPDPYVAYYDLRNEYWMIKHTQNLFRTLVAYFYRLYKAFLKTKIIFQGHQDRKLERIKYILKAVTTF; encoded by the coding sequence GTGGTCACGCCTGATGCTCTGACGGAACTGGTCAAAACCATAAAAAGTGATCAAAAAATTGGGATTGTCGGATCGAAAATGTATTACTACAATTCCAACAAAATCTGGTTTGCCGGCGGTCGGGTCAGTTCCTGGACCGGCCAGACACATCACATCGGGTACGGTGAAGAGGATCACGGCCAGTATGATCAGCAGCGACCGGTTGAATTCATCACCGGATGCAGTCTCCTGTTCCGAAGAGCATTGATTGACAGAATCGGTCTGATGCGGGAATTCTACTTCCTTTATTATGAAGAGACAGAGTGGAATATCCGGGCCAGACAGGCAGGATTTAAAGTTGTCTACCAACCAAAATCGCGAATTTATCATAAGGTGTCGACGGCTACCGGAGGCGAGCAGAATCCGGACCCCTATGTGGCGTATTACGATTTGCGAAATGAATACTGGATGATCAAGCATACGCAGAACCTGTTTCGTACGCTGGTTGCCTATTTCTATCGCTTATATAAGGCCTTCCTGAAAACGAAAATTATTTTTCAGGGACACCAGGACCGTAAATTAGAACGGATAAAATATATACTTAAGGCGGTGACCACATTCTGA